A single window of Ananas comosus cultivar F153 linkage group 24, ASM154086v1, whole genome shotgun sequence DNA harbors:
- the LOC109728747 gene encoding RRP15-like protein isoform X1, whose product MQADPNPMKRKRKPIKSKNPKKKKTTTKPSGAMAAVAEAKRRKPSKRMLKLFKKRAQNYHSDSDDDDEEEVVEEGRRGEATPSDGNDEDGSADSERGGGSEGDDEGDGEGGHRGGITRFDEGCRAFRVAFSKIMKRKLPNDALGPMLSAHKKLVVEKLVEEEAEHKAKGEAKKEKILQALEKGHVKLANFLDAKEKSLIKIATKGVVRLFNEVSKAQISQRGLNPSRTKVAKELAKQRKRTFSPELKKSSTQGHGDHLPFNSSKLSNSVEKENDDELGWAPLRDSYMLTSSKLKDWDKMPDPAASVGQDVFPMESSSSDEE is encoded by the exons ATGCAGGCAGATCCCAATCCCATGAAGCGAAAGAGAAAACCCATAAAGAGCAAAAatccgaagaagaagaagacgacgacgaagcCCTCGGGGGCcatggcggcggtggcggaggcgaAGCGGAGGAAACCTAGCAAGAGGATGCTCAAACTTTTTAAGAAGAGGGCCCAAAACTACCACTCCGACTCTGACGACGACGATGAAGAAGAAGTTGTCGAGgaagggagaagaggagaagcgACGCCTAGTGATGGGAATGATGAGGATGGGTCGGCGGATTCCGAGAGAGGAGGAGGCTCCGAAGGCGACGACGAGGGTGATGGCGAAGGAGGACATCGTGGCGGGATCACGAGGTTTGATGAAGGGTGTAGGGCGTTTAGGGTTGCTTTCTCGAAGATTATGAAGAGGAAGCTCCCCAATGATGCACTG GGTCCTATGTTATCGGCGCACAAGAAGCTGGTGGTGGAGAAGCTGGTGGAGGAAGAAGCAGAGCACAAGGCAAAAGGGGAggcgaagaaggagaagatttTG CAGGCATTGGAAAAGGGGCATGTAAAGCTTGCAAATTTCTTGGATGCAAAGGAGAAGTCTCTTATTAAGATTGCAACAAAAGGAG TTGTAAGGCTATTTAATGAG GTTAGCAAGGCACAAATTTCTCAGAGAGGTTTAAATCCTTCAAGAACAAAAGTTGCAAAAG AGTTGGCAAAGCAAAGAAAACGGACCTTCTCACCAGAGCTAAAGAAGTCATCAACTCAAGGTCATGGAGACCACTTGCCATTCAATTCATCCAAG CTTTCTAATTCTGTGgagaaagaaaatgatgatGAACTTGGGTGGGCGCCATTACGTGATAGTTACATGCTTACTAGTTCCAAGTTGAAGGACTGGGACAAAATGCCA GATCCTGCTGCATCAGTTGGTCAGGATGTATTTCCTATGGAGAGTAGCTCCTCTGACGAGGAATAG
- the LOC109728520 gene encoding uncharacterized protein LOC109728520, whose product MLLHGGGGGSDGGAAAAVAMARMLVRCFSRKRGQDVRRINPKVLREEASEIPKGLYQIRQGSRASHCRQHLELRQCSKKWRLGYYSSLPFSSPLQWRCKMLKLSCTHIGSSKKFVCSTLPEDPKAAQPTTPLPVTETVKISVQGKKERRPKPSPPKKGVLPCKVSETRHLYIRICTMKEKEKTPFDPLKRRSIEYKSSSLFAPIEWRIITYLLFLDEAQLVFEPSEAAANG is encoded by the exons ATGCTACTCcacggcggaggcggaggcagcGATGGTGGTGCCGCCGCAGCCGTGGCGATGGCGAGGATGCTGGTGAGGTGTTTCTCGAGGAAGCGGGGCCAGGACGTGCGGCGGATAAACCCTAAGGTGCTGAGGGAGGAGGCGTCGGAGATCCCTAAGGGACTATACCAGATCCGTCAAGGATCACGGGCCTCTCACTGTCGCCAACACCTGGAACTTCGCCAATGTAGTAAAAAATGGCGACTTGGCTACTACTcttctcttcccttctcttctcctcttcagTGGC GTTGCAAGATGCTGAAGCTGTCATGTACCCACATTGGCTCTTCCAAAAAGTTCGTTTGTTCGACTCTTCCTGAAGATCCGAAGGCTGCTCAGCCGACGACTCCTTTGCCGGTGACTGAGACCGTGAAAATTTCCGTACAGGGTAAGAAGGAGAGGAGGCCGAAACCGTCCCCACCCAAAAAAGGAG TTTTGCCCTGCAAAGTGTCGGAAACTCGTCACCTATATATCAGAATTTGCACaatgaaggagaaggaaaaaactCCATTTGATCCATTAAAAAGAAGAAGTATAGAATACAAGAGTTCATCCTTGTTTGCTCCAATTGAATGGCGGATTATCACGTATCTCTTGTTCCTTGATGAAGCTCAGCTAGTCTTTGAACCCTCAGAGGCGGCGGCCAACGGGTGA
- the LOC109728747 gene encoding RRP15-like protein isoform X2, which yields MQADPNPMKRKRKPIKSKNPKKKKTTTKPSGAMAAVAEAKRRKPSKRMLKLFKKRAQNYHSDSDDDDEEEVVEEGRRGEATPSDGNDEDGSADSERGGGSEGDDEGDGEGGHRGGITRFDEGCRAFRVAFSKIMKRKLPNDALGPMLSAHKKLVVEKLVEEEAEHKAKGEAKKEKILALEKGHVKLANFLDAKEKSLIKIATKGVVRLFNEVSKAQISQRGLNPSRTKVAKELAKQRKRTFSPELKKSSTQGHGDHLPFNSSKLSNSVEKENDDELGWAPLRDSYMLTSSKLKDWDKMPDPAASVGQDVFPMESSSSDEE from the exons ATGCAGGCAGATCCCAATCCCATGAAGCGAAAGAGAAAACCCATAAAGAGCAAAAatccgaagaagaagaagacgacgacgaagcCCTCGGGGGCcatggcggcggtggcggaggcgaAGCGGAGGAAACCTAGCAAGAGGATGCTCAAACTTTTTAAGAAGAGGGCCCAAAACTACCACTCCGACTCTGACGACGACGATGAAGAAGAAGTTGTCGAGgaagggagaagaggagaagcgACGCCTAGTGATGGGAATGATGAGGATGGGTCGGCGGATTCCGAGAGAGGAGGAGGCTCCGAAGGCGACGACGAGGGTGATGGCGAAGGAGGACATCGTGGCGGGATCACGAGGTTTGATGAAGGGTGTAGGGCGTTTAGGGTTGCTTTCTCGAAGATTATGAAGAGGAAGCTCCCCAATGATGCACTG GGTCCTATGTTATCGGCGCACAAGAAGCTGGTGGTGGAGAAGCTGGTGGAGGAAGAAGCAGAGCACAAGGCAAAAGGGGAggcgaagaaggagaagatttTG GCATTGGAAAAGGGGCATGTAAAGCTTGCAAATTTCTTGGATGCAAAGGAGAAGTCTCTTATTAAGATTGCAACAAAAGGAG TTGTAAGGCTATTTAATGAG GTTAGCAAGGCACAAATTTCTCAGAGAGGTTTAAATCCTTCAAGAACAAAAGTTGCAAAAG AGTTGGCAAAGCAAAGAAAACGGACCTTCTCACCAGAGCTAAAGAAGTCATCAACTCAAGGTCATGGAGACCACTTGCCATTCAATTCATCCAAG CTTTCTAATTCTGTGgagaaagaaaatgatgatGAACTTGGGTGGGCGCCATTACGTGATAGTTACATGCTTACTAGTTCCAAGTTGAAGGACTGGGACAAAATGCCA GATCCTGCTGCATCAGTTGGTCAGGATGTATTTCCTATGGAGAGTAGCTCCTCTGACGAGGAATAG